One stretch of Zingiber officinale cultivar Zhangliang chromosome 6B, Zo_v1.1, whole genome shotgun sequence DNA includes these proteins:
- the LOC121989681 gene encoding glycosyltransferase family 92 protein RCOM_0530710-like, with the protein MRRKPAISLLSIAVFLFFAASVFFRVTREFLPSAALNSAALRRPHTSLAARELLGSPPPPLDAILLPDWEVLVLLPPDSSSSSISASDGSLFCLFHTGAASPAHPAGASAFRCALPRRLRRIRPFYAPRLSADSAAAGHDFDFAPREMIRWSMSVAYESFSTDDDVIVFAKGINRRKDSVRPAADIKCVFIPASGGPALASTPATSSSQEVFRCPHPSVPPLQPLRVSLAVAPEAAPIATVAEYRSPSLQDRPPSRGRVAVCACTMVFNAAKFLPEWVAYHAAVGIDRFFLYDNASEDELEPVVSRLGSVGFDVVVRSWPWPKTQEAGFSHCAVSNQNDCDWMAFIDVDEFVFAPAWVDFDRPNRSLIDSLLVAPPEVGQVAIRCLEFGPSGHRRHPEAGVTQGYTCRRQIEERHKSFVRLDAINLSLINSIHHFGLKDDSETKFLTLTEARVNHYKYQAWNEFKIKFRRRVSTYVADWKQSTSLGSRDRVPGLGSEAIEPSNWANMFCEVNDTLLQDTTRKWFGTVNLLGQYRMPWQN; encoded by the coding sequence ATGCGGCGGAAGCCGGCAATCTCGCTGCTCTCTATCGCCGTCTTTCTCTTCTTCGCTGCCTCCGTATTCTTCCGCGTCACTCGAGAATTCCTCCCTTCCGCCGCCCTCAACTCCGCCGCCCTCCGCCGCCCTCATACATCGCTCGCCGCCCGTGAGCTCCTCGGTTCCCCGCCGCCGCCCCTCGACGCCATCCTCCTTCCTGATTGGGAAGTCCTTGTCCTCCTTCCTCCcgattcctcctcctcttccatcTCCGCCTCCGATGGAAGCCTTTTCTGCCTCTTCCACACCGGCGCCGCCTCCCCCGCCCATCCCGCCGGTGCCTCCGCCTTCCGATGCGCTCTGCCTCGCCGCCTCCGTCGTATCCGACCCTTCTATGCTCCTCGCCTTTCCGCCGACTCCGCCGCTGCCGGCCACGACTTCGATTTCGCGCCTCGGGAGATGATCCGGTGGTCGATGTCAGTGGCTTATGAATCCTTCTCCACCGACGACGACGTCATCGTCTTCGCTAAGGGCATCAACCGCCGTAAAGACTCCGTCCGCCCCGCCGCTGACATCAAGTGCGTCTTCATTCCTGCATCCGGAGGCCCCGCTCTCGCTTCGACGCCCGCCACGTCGTCCTCCCAAGAGGTCTTCCGCTGTCCCCACCCCTCCGTGCCTCCTCTCCAACCGCTGCGCGTTTCCCTAGCCGTCGCACCAGAGGCGGCGCCGATCGCCACGGTTGCGGAGTACCGGAGCCCTTCGCTCCAGGACCGGCCGCCATCCCGCGGCCGCGTTGCGGTCTGCGCCTGCACGATGGTGTTCAACGCCGCCAAGTTCCTCCCCGAGTGGGTGGCATACCACGCCGCCGTCGGCATCGATCGTTTTTTCCTATACGACAACGCGAGCGAGGACGAGCTCGAGCCGGTTGTGAGCCGTCTCGGGTCCGTTGGGTTCGACGTGGTGGTCCGGTCCTGGCCCTGGCCCAAGACCCAGGAGGCGGGGTTCTCCCATTGTGCCGTCTCGAATCAGAACGACTGCGACTGGATGGCCTTCATCGACGTGGATGAATTTGTCTTTGCTCCAGCTTGGGTAGATTTTGACAGACCCAACCGGTCCTTGATAGACTCACTCCTCGTCGCCCCACCAGAAGTGGGTCAAGTCGCCATTCGATGTCTCGAGTTCGGACCATCAGGCCACCGTAGGCACCCTGAAGCCGGCGTGACCCAAGGGTACACTTGTCGTCGCCAAATTGAGGAACGACACAAGTCGTTTGTGCGACTCGACGCCATCAACCTCTCACTGATCAACTCAATCCACCATTTTGGGCTAAAAGATGATAGCGAAACGAAATTTTTGACACTCACTGAAGCCAGAGTCAATCACTACAAGTACCAAGCTTGGAACGAGTTCAAGATCAAGTTTCGAAGGCGTGTGTCAACCTACGTGGCCGATTGGAAACAATCAACAAGTCTAGGCTCGCGGGACCGAGTGCCCGGCCTAGGTTCCGAGGCGATAGAACCATCAAACTGGGCCAATATGTTTTGCGAGGTCAACGATACTTTGCTTCAAGACACAACTCGGAAATGGTTCGGAACAGTGAATCTTCTAGGGCAATACAGAATGCCATGGcagaactaa
- the LOC121989682 gene encoding HMG1/2-like protein: MCTMQNQPPKPASCHLSRQIAFPSFNTIRFAASPLLTLLLPQVFLAQPHPASSRSAVAANPFGGLAMKQRKTKADATKKADSKLAVRKGSERASKMPKMTKAKKDPNKPKRPPSAFFVFMEGFRKTFKEQHPNNKSVSVVGKAGGDKWKSLSEGDKAPFVDKAAKLKKEYTKKLATYNTNQAEGVSRPIDIADEDQSDKSKSEDGEGSDEEVDEDDE; encoded by the exons ATGTGTACGATGCAGAACCAACCTCCAAAACCGGCATCCTGCCACCTAAGCCGTCAGATCGCGTTTCCTAGTTTTAACACGATCCGTTTCGCCGCCAGCCCTTTATTAACGCTTCTTCTTCCCCAAGTCTTCCTCGCACAGCCTCATCCTGCTTCTTCCCGATCGGCCGTCGCTGCGAATCCGTTTGGAG GTCTCGCCATGAAACAGAGGAAAACGAAGGCTGATGCCACGAAGAAAGCAGACAGCAA GCTTGCTGTTCGGAAGGGATCGGAGCGTGCGAGTAAGATGCCGAAGATGACCAAGGCCAAGAAGGATCCTAACAAGCCTAAGAGGCCCCCTAGCGCCTTCTTTGTCTTCAT GGAAGGGTTCAGGAAAACCTTCAAAGAACAACACCCTAACAATAAATCTGTCTCTGTG GTCGGCAAAGCTGGCGGTGATAAGTGGAAGTCATTGTCCGAAGGC GATAAGGCTCCCTTTGTTGACAAGGCTGCAAAATTGAAGAAAGAGTACACTAAGAAATTGGCAACATACAACACGAACCAA GCCGAGGGAGTTAGTCGCCCTATCGATATTGCTGATGAAGATCAGTCTGACAAATCCAAGTCCGAGGATGGCGAGGGAAGCGATGAG GAAGTGGATGAGGATGATGAATAG